One segment of Spirochaetota bacterium DNA contains the following:
- the dnaK gene encoding molecular chaperone DnaK → MSNIIGIDLGTTNSCVSVMSGGDANIIQNSEGQRTTPSIVAYTDKGERLVGQAAKNQIITNPENTIRSIKRFMGRKYNEVTDELKTVPYRVIDDGKSGLKVKTVNGEFTPQEISARILQKMKQTAEDFLGETVKKAVITVPAYFNDEQRQATKDAGKIAGLDVERIINEPTAAALAYGLDKKKKNEKIAVYDLGGGTFDISILELGDGVFEVKSTNGNTHLGGDDFDERIMEWFIVEFKKESGIDISNDKMALQRLKEAAEKAKIELTNKMQTEVNIPFLTADQNGPKHMLLQFSRSKLEQLIEDLVKSTEQPCRKALSDAGLTANDIDEVILVGGSTRIPAVQELVKNIFGKEPSKGVNPDEVVALGAAIQAGVLSGDVDDVLLLDVTPLSLGIETLGGVMTKLIERNTTIPVRKSQIFSTAEDNQPAVSVHVLQGEREMALHNRTLGKFELVGINPAPRGMPQIEVAFDIDANGIVHVSAKDLGTGKEQQIKIESSSGLTENEINKMVRDAEAHSEEDRRAKELAEAKNEADSYIYMAERALRENANIDPGARAKIEAAINSLRSVVETGDINSIKNAKTQLEQAMQEAATSTCGTECGGAKQNEENAYSNNKAGHGAWTGEQGNASDPGSYNDRVYDADYEVVDDDEIRAN, encoded by the coding sequence ATGAGTAATATAATTGGAATTGACCTTGGAACTACAAATTCATGTGTATCAGTAATGTCTGGAGGGGATGCAAATATTATACAAAATTCAGAAGGGCAGAGAACAACTCCTTCAATTGTTGCATATACTGATAAAGGTGAAAGGCTTGTTGGACAGGCCGCAAAGAATCAAATTATAACTAATCCTGAAAACACTATAAGATCAATTAAAAGGTTTATGGGGCGAAAATACAATGAAGTGACTGATGAATTGAAAACGGTACCTTATAGGGTGATAGATGATGGCAAAAGTGGACTAAAGGTAAAGACCGTTAATGGCGAGTTTACACCTCAGGAAATATCAGCTAGAATTTTACAAAAGATGAAGCAGACTGCAGAAGATTTTTTAGGCGAGACTGTAAAAAAGGCGGTTATAACTGTACCTGCATATTTTAACGATGAGCAAAGACAAGCTACCAAGGATGCCGGGAAGATAGCTGGTCTTGATGTTGAGAGAATAATAAATGAACCGACAGCTGCTGCACTTGCCTATGGGTTGGATAAGAAGAAAAAGAATGAAAAGATTGCAGTATATGACCTTGGAGGTGGGACATTCGATATATCAATACTTGAGTTAGGTGATGGAGTCTTCGAGGTTAAATCAACAAATGGCAACACACATCTGGGAGGTGATGACTTTGATGAGAGGATAATGGAATGGTTTATTGTTGAGTTTAAGAAGGAATCTGGCATTGACATTTCAAATGACAAGATGGCGCTTCAAAGATTAAAAGAGGCTGCCGAGAAGGCAAAGATTGAACTCACAAACAAAATGCAGACTGAGGTTAACATCCCATTTCTTACCGCTGATCAGAATGGGCCGAAGCATATGCTTTTGCAATTTTCTCGCTCAAAATTAGAACAGCTAATTGAGGATCTTGTAAAATCAACGGAACAGCCATGCAGAAAAGCGCTATCTGATGCCGGACTTACAGCTAATGATATTGATGAAGTGATCCTTGTGGGTGGATCAACAAGAATACCCGCTGTTCAGGAACTCGTTAAAAATATATTTGGGAAGGAGCCGAGTAAGGGAGTTAATCCAGATGAGGTTGTTGCCCTGGGAGCTGCTATACAGGCTGGTGTATTGAGTGGAGATGTTGATGATGTGCTGCTACTTGATGTAACACCACTTTCTCTTGGAATAGAAACCCTTGGCGGTGTAATGACCAAGCTGATTGAAAGGAATACAACAATACCTGTCAGGAAAAGTCAGATTTTCTCAACAGCCGAAGATAATCAGCCAGCAGTATCTGTACATGTTCTACAGGGTGAAAGAGAGATGGCTTTGCACAACAGGACTCTTGGTAAATTTGAACTGGTCGGGATCAATCCAGCTCCGCGAGGCATGCCTCAGATAGAGGTCGCCTTTGATATAGATGCCAATGGAATTGTTCATGTATCAGCTAAGGATCTAGGCACTGGGAAGGAACAGCAAATTAAAATAGAATCATCCAGCGGCCTGACAGAAAATGAGATCAACAAGATGGTTCGGGATGCTGAAGCGCATTCTGAGGAGGACAGAAGGGCAAAAGAGCTTGCTGAAGCCAAGAATGAAGCGGACAGCTATATCTATATGGCAGAGAGGGCCCTGAGGGAAAATGCAAATATTGATCCAGGAGCAAGGGCAAAAATTGAGGCAGCAATAAATAGCCTTAGGAGCGTGGTAGAGACAGGCGATATTAACTCTATTAAGAATGCCAAAACTCAGCTTGAACAGGCAATGCAGGAAGCAGCTACATCCACATGTGGAACAGAATGTGGAGGAGCAAAGCAAAATGAGGAGAATGCATATTCCAATAATAAAGCGGGACATGGTGCATGGACAGGAGAGCAGGGAAATGCATCTGATCCAGGAAGTTATAATGATAGAGTATATGATGCTGACTATGAAGTTGTAGATGACGATGAGATAAGAGCTAATTGA